Proteins found in one Agaribacterium sp. ZY112 genomic segment:
- the putA gene encoding bifunctional proline dehydrogenase/L-glutamate gamma-semialdehyde dehydrogenase PutA, with the protein MLFQHKLDTDCPLRQTIRQFYRADEEQVVDHILPLAEIGVSARSRAWERARQLVINIRKTEESGVNALLNEYSLSSEEGVMLMCLAEALLRVPDQETQDELIRDKLAKGEWSQHLGHSDSLFVNVSSWGLLITGKVVNYGNKNQADKFGLLKRTLGRLGEPAIRASVQLAMKVMGKQFVMASHIDQAIERAKDTETKGYVYSYDMLGEGARTMLDAERFYNAYLKAIHALGKAAASRGPILSPGISVKLSALHPRYEFEQQERVLAELIPKLKALALVAKDYDIGFTIDAEEARRLELSLDIIENVFSDAELGNWQGFGIAVQAYQKRAIFVIDWIEALARRTGRKIMLRLVKGAYWDSEIKTAQESGMHDFPVFTRKATTDVSYKACAIKLMAARDVIYPQFATHNAYTVATILELAQDDRQGFEFQRLHGMGESLYDQVVLNEHVQCRVYAPVGEHEDLLAYLVRRLLENGANSSFVNAIVDDSKAVEELLPDPVEKLQDLENKRNAHIKLPSQLYGAERKNSKGLDITDIKRLSALKKHVDAWADSNISTSNKVNSNTKNIVNPALHSECLGQLQFHSAKEIKNLVSKAESAFKSWSSYKIKKRTNILRRSADILERHRDELIAICIKEAGKLTSDSIDEVREAVDFCRYYAARAEELAQDERLEARGVVLCISPWNFPLAIFIGQVAAAIVTGNTVIAKPAEQTCLIAKRGLELMHTVGLPKDVVQLVFSDGHTAGEHIVSDKRIQAVMFTGSTTTGRLISKILAERGGKQVPLIAETGGQNCMIVDSTALPEQVCDDVIKSGFQSAGQRCSALRVLYLQEDIAETIIAMLIGAMKELKIGDPQWLATDVGPVIDHKALSALQEHVNYMRAQKQTDAQNRLLFECPMPNMGHQEHNLFAPRLYELSHLSVLTKEVFGPIVHIIRYKADELDSVIEQINQSGFGLTMAIHSRIEERCHKLAHKLRAGNIYINRNMIGAIVGTQPFGGRGLSGTGPKAGGPHYLKRLVKEKHTPSADSINYNSNANITMEDAGTAREHIDGIMELALKADKIWRCTELNDRISVMRQLLAKVATVDIVDELADDLAKSLSDSRAQLTLIEKRLKKPALLTGPTGETNLLYLEARGCIVCYADQDTKFSFWLMAIISALAVGNTVITAVSDIFYEEAKAIKEQLIACGATEGALQVVRHNQLKALLHHQDITATVVDSNSARMGYFSKQLSEREGAILPVISAEYNDTLIQRLVTEKTISINTTASGGNTSLMNLDDDE; encoded by the coding sequence ATGTTATTTCAACACAAGCTAGATACAGATTGCCCCCTGCGACAAACGATTAGGCAGTTCTATCGCGCCGATGAGGAGCAAGTTGTTGACCATATCCTGCCTCTGGCCGAAATTGGGGTAAGCGCCCGCAGCCGAGCTTGGGAGCGTGCGCGCCAACTTGTGATCAATATTCGTAAAACCGAAGAGTCCGGTGTTAATGCGTTGTTAAATGAGTACAGCCTCTCCTCTGAAGAGGGTGTGATGCTTATGTGTTTAGCGGAGGCCTTATTACGGGTACCCGACCAAGAGACTCAAGATGAATTGATTCGAGATAAACTCGCAAAAGGCGAATGGAGCCAACACTTAGGCCATAGTGATAGCCTGTTTGTTAATGTTTCAAGCTGGGGCCTATTGATTACCGGTAAAGTGGTTAACTATGGCAACAAAAACCAAGCTGATAAATTTGGCCTATTAAAGCGCACCTTAGGCCGCTTAGGAGAACCCGCTATCCGCGCCTCGGTACAGCTCGCCATGAAAGTTATGGGCAAGCAATTTGTCATGGCGAGCCATATTGATCAAGCCATTGAACGCGCCAAAGACACAGAAACCAAAGGCTATGTCTATTCCTACGACATGCTTGGTGAAGGCGCCCGAACCATGCTTGACGCCGAGCGTTTTTACAATGCCTACCTTAAAGCTATTCACGCTCTAGGCAAAGCTGCCGCTAGCAGAGGCCCTATTTTAAGCCCGGGTATTTCAGTTAAATTATCTGCCTTACATCCGCGTTATGAGTTTGAACAACAAGAGCGAGTCTTGGCTGAACTGATACCCAAATTAAAAGCCTTAGCCCTTGTAGCTAAAGACTATGACATCGGTTTTACCATCGACGCAGAAGAAGCGCGTCGCCTTGAACTTTCTCTGGACATTATTGAAAACGTATTTAGTGATGCCGAACTAGGCAACTGGCAAGGTTTTGGCATCGCCGTACAGGCCTATCAAAAACGCGCTATTTTTGTTATTGACTGGATAGAAGCTCTAGCTCGGCGCACAGGCCGAAAAATAATGCTGAGGCTGGTCAAAGGAGCCTATTGGGACTCAGAAATAAAAACCGCACAAGAAAGTGGTATGCACGACTTCCCCGTGTTTACTCGAAAAGCCACAACGGATGTCAGTTACAAGGCCTGCGCGATTAAATTAATGGCTGCTCGCGATGTTATTTACCCTCAGTTTGCGACCCATAATGCCTACACCGTAGCCACCATTTTGGAACTCGCCCAAGATGATAGACAAGGTTTTGAGTTTCAACGCTTACACGGCATGGGTGAATCACTCTATGACCAAGTTGTATTAAATGAGCATGTGCAATGCCGAGTTTATGCTCCAGTAGGAGAGCATGAAGACTTACTGGCCTATTTAGTGCGCCGCTTATTAGAAAACGGAGCCAACTCCTCATTTGTTAATGCGATTGTCGACGACAGCAAAGCCGTTGAAGAATTATTGCCAGACCCCGTAGAGAAACTGCAAGACCTAGAGAATAAACGCAACGCTCATATTAAGCTGCCCAGCCAACTCTATGGGGCCGAGCGCAAAAACTCAAAAGGCTTGGACATCACTGATATAAAACGCCTTAGCGCACTAAAAAAACATGTTGATGCCTGGGCAGACAGTAACATTAGCACTTCCAACAAAGTAAATTCCAATACAAAGAATATCGTCAATCCGGCACTACACAGTGAATGCTTAGGACAGCTGCAATTCCACAGTGCCAAGGAAATAAAAAACTTGGTGAGCAAAGCAGAATCTGCTTTTAAAAGCTGGTCGTCTTACAAAATTAAAAAACGCACAAATATCTTACGCCGCAGCGCCGATATTCTCGAACGACATCGCGATGAATTGATAGCAATATGCATCAAAGAGGCGGGCAAGCTCACCAGCGACAGCATTGACGAAGTTCGTGAAGCCGTTGATTTTTGCCGCTACTACGCCGCTCGCGCAGAAGAATTAGCGCAGGATGAACGCTTAGAAGCGCGTGGTGTTGTATTGTGTATTAGCCCATGGAACTTCCCACTGGCCATCTTCATAGGCCAAGTTGCAGCTGCCATCGTGACTGGTAATACCGTTATTGCCAAACCTGCCGAACAAACATGCTTAATTGCAAAACGCGGCTTAGAACTTATGCACACAGTAGGACTACCTAAAGATGTAGTGCAACTTGTTTTTTCAGACGGTCATACCGCTGGAGAACACATAGTCAGCGATAAACGTATTCAAGCGGTTATGTTTACCGGATCAACAACAACGGGCCGTTTAATTTCAAAAATTCTAGCTGAACGCGGCGGTAAGCAAGTACCTCTTATTGCTGAAACCGGTGGGCAAAACTGCATGATCGTAGACTCCACCGCACTGCCAGAACAAGTGTGTGACGATGTAATTAAATCTGGCTTTCAAAGCGCTGGCCAACGCTGCTCTGCCCTGCGAGTACTATATCTACAAGAAGATATTGCAGAAACAATAATAGCCATGCTTATAGGGGCAATGAAAGAACTAAAAATAGGTGACCCGCAGTGGCTGGCAACCGATGTCGGCCCAGTAATCGACCATAAAGCACTTAGTGCGCTGCAAGAACATGTCAACTATATGCGTGCGCAAAAACAAACAGATGCCCAAAATAGATTATTGTTTGAATGCCCCATGCCGAATATGGGGCATCAAGAGCACAATCTGTTTGCGCCACGCCTTTATGAATTAAGTCACCTTTCAGTATTAACCAAAGAGGTCTTTGGCCCTATTGTTCATATTATTCGCTATAAAGCCGACGAATTAGATAGTGTTATAGAGCAAATAAATCAAAGTGGTTTTGGCCTCACTATGGCTATACATAGCCGTATAGAAGAGCGCTGCCACAAGCTTGCCCACAAGCTACGCGCAGGAAATATTTATATTAATCGCAATATGATTGGCGCTATTGTCGGCACCCAACCTTTTGGCGGCAGAGGCCTTTCTGGTACTGGCCCCAAAGCTGGTGGCCCTCATTATTTAAAACGCCTTGTAAAAGAAAAACACACACCTAGTGCTGACTCTATTAACTACAACAGCAACGCCAATATCACTATGGAAGATGCTGGCACTGCTCGTGAACATATAGACGGTATTATGGAGCTTGCTTTAAAAGCCGATAAAATTTGGCGCTGTACCGAGCTTAATGATCGTATTTCCGTAATGCGCCAACTCTTAGCTAAAGTGGCAACCGTTGATATTGTCGATGAGTTGGCTGACGACCTAGCAAAATCACTCTCAGATTCTCGTGCCCAGCTAACACTTATCGAAAAGCGCCTTAAGAAGCCAGCCTTATTAACAGGCCCCACAGGCGAAACCAACCTTTTATATCTAGAAGCCCGAGGCTGTATAGTTTGCTACGCCGACCAAGATACTAAATTCAGTTTCTGGCTAATGGCCATTATTTCAGCCTTGGCAGTGGGTAATACCGTTATTACCGCCGTATCAGATATTTTCTATGAAGAAGCCAAAGCAATTAAAGAGCAACTAATAGCGTGTGGGGCAACCGAAGGAGCCCTGCAAGTCGTTAGACATAACCAACTTAAAGCCCTGCTACACCATCAAGATATTACAGCAACAGTAGTCGATAGTAATAGCGCTCGAATGGGCTATTTTAGTAAACAACTAAGCGAACGCGAGGGAGCCATTTTACCTGTAATTAGTGCCGAATATAACGACACCTTAATACAGCGTTTAGTAACGGAGAAAACCATTAGCATCAATACCACTGCCTCTGGAGGCAATACCAGCCTGATGAATTTGGACGACGATGAGTAA
- a CDS encoding sulfatase-like hydrolase/transferase has protein sequence MKLGLRTLLTCLCTLFVTTVSAADKRPNIVVILSDDAGYTDLGSFGGEIDTPNLDQLAAEGMRLSSFYSNARCSPTRASLLTGVDASHVGFGGGVVGDWVRELPFPAHRGRLPYKQPLISELLAGNGYQTMMVGKWHLGGSYIIDNPKGMSQAWIDSHPPSMKLTKEEMELDYLGLPPQRGFEESFVWIGAQGNLFFTAQDRHEYYEGNKKATLPYTQEYTMHQFADNPWARKNYTANHGRTAKAFYATDGMTDRGVEMLDEAAKSDKPFFMYVAYRAPHLPLQAPEELVQKYLKRYSDLQKVADARHAGLVEQGLYPKDAPARNVNWMWTKQSKEKVEQYRLKAALHGAMMEKLDDNVGKLVKELKDSGEYDNTIIVYVSDNGGAAHIGDLMNVPYAGVKALLWEGGARTHGIVSWPKRIKAGSISDDIIWVGDLMPTFLEVSNTEFPKEFRGSKPRPMDGRSVLPALEGEKQAPPEALYWNDKGQQSLIYEGRWKLLIEPGWYLQTLAKEGIAYELYDLSVDPGEVNNLAEKKPKLLKKLLAITEEMRIESKVVDYSEIIKLKPRDPY, from the coding sequence ATGAAACTTGGATTAAGAACACTGCTTACGTGTTTATGTACATTATTTGTCACAACAGTGTCCGCTGCGGACAAAAGGCCTAACATTGTTGTCATCCTTTCTGATGACGCAGGTTATACCGATTTAGGCAGTTTTGGTGGCGAGATTGATACGCCCAATTTAGATCAGTTGGCCGCTGAAGGTATGCGTCTTAGCTCTTTTTATAGTAATGCGCGTTGTAGCCCTACACGTGCATCATTATTAACGGGGGTTGATGCCTCTCATGTTGGTTTTGGCGGTGGTGTCGTTGGGGACTGGGTGCGAGAGTTACCTTTCCCTGCTCACCGAGGTCGTCTGCCTTATAAGCAACCCTTAATCTCTGAGCTTCTAGCTGGTAACGGCTATCAAACCATGATGGTGGGTAAGTGGCACTTAGGTGGCAGCTATATCATTGATAACCCTAAGGGTATGAGCCAGGCGTGGATAGATAGCCATCCGCCGAGCATGAAACTCACCAAAGAAGAAATGGAGCTCGATTATTTGGGGCTGCCTCCTCAGCGTGGTTTTGAAGAAAGTTTTGTCTGGATAGGGGCTCAAGGTAATTTGTTTTTTACTGCTCAAGATAGGCATGAGTATTATGAGGGCAATAAAAAAGCGACTTTGCCTTATACGCAAGAATATACCATGCATCAATTTGCGGATAACCCTTGGGCGCGTAAGAATTACACTGCTAACCATGGTCGAACAGCCAAAGCTTTTTACGCCACTGATGGTATGACCGATCGTGGTGTTGAAATGTTGGATGAAGCTGCAAAATCAGATAAGCCGTTTTTTATGTACGTTGCCTATCGTGCGCCTCATTTACCCCTGCAGGCGCCGGAAGAGCTTGTGCAGAAGTATTTAAAACGTTATAGCGATTTGCAAAAAGTAGCAGATGCTCGACATGCCGGTTTGGTTGAACAAGGGCTTTATCCTAAAGATGCGCCCGCGCGTAATGTTAATTGGATGTGGACAAAACAGAGCAAAGAAAAGGTTGAGCAGTATCGCCTTAAAGCAGCCTTACATGGCGCGATGATGGAAAAGCTGGATGATAACGTTGGCAAGTTAGTTAAAGAATTAAAAGACTCAGGTGAATACGACAATACCATCATTGTTTATGTTTCTGACAATGGTGGTGCGGCTCATATTGGCGATCTAATGAATGTGCCTTATGCAGGCGTTAAAGCCTTGCTGTGGGAAGGCGGTGCGAGAACTCATGGTATTGTCAGTTGGCCCAAGCGTATTAAGGCGGGCAGTATTAGTGATGATATTATTTGGGTCGGGGACTTAATGCCTACATTCTTAGAGGTATCTAACACAGAGTTTCCAAAAGAATTTCGTGGCAGTAAACCGCGGCCGATGGATGGACGCAGTGTATTGCCTGCCTTAGAAGGGGAAAAACAAGCGCCACCGGAAGCCTTATACTGGAATGACAAAGGGCAGCAAAGCCTTATTTATGAGGGGCGTTGGAAGTTGCTGATAGAGCCAGGCTGGTATCTACAGACACTCGCAAAAGAGGGTATTGCTTATGAACTTTATGACCTGAGTGTGGACCCTGGTGAGGTGAATAACTTGGCAGAGAAAAAGCCTAAGCTATTGAAAAAGCTCTTAGCGATCACTGAAGAGATGCGAATAGAGAGTAAGGTTGTTGATTACTCTGAAATTATTAAGTTAAAACCGCGCGACCCATACTAG
- a CDS encoding alpha/beta hydrolase — MSPSCVFLSVVIFIVSTLYSLPSFSDKLAVDWDANIEHGKVLKHRLFHSKITGLSYPYHVYLPVAYSSNSKSYPVIYATDAQWVFNMFAEEADLHSLELIIIGIEEGPRFSKRRNVDYSFPGQLDYLHFLTKEFIPVIEAEYRIDSNNRSLQGLSLGGSFVVSALFSPRGEGSYFKNYLSFDAPFQYQSKELNELIKAHYQKQSKFDARLFLTSASKGNARAVQSFSQWLNGLGFNGLDIEYKDFDAEHNEISNYSLPWVLERL; from the coding sequence ATGTCGCCGTCTTGTGTTTTTTTGTCTGTTGTTATTTTTATTGTTTCTACGCTTTATTCGTTGCCGTCTTTTTCAGACAAGCTAGCTGTTGATTGGGATGCCAATATCGAGCATGGTAAGGTTTTAAAACATCGTCTTTTCCACTCCAAGATAACGGGGCTGAGTTACCCTTATCATGTCTATCTTCCTGTAGCTTACTCTTCGAACTCTAAGTCTTATCCTGTGATCTACGCCACTGACGCTCAGTGGGTCTTTAATATGTTTGCTGAAGAGGCCGACCTGCATTCGCTAGAGCTTATTATCATTGGTATAGAGGAAGGGCCGCGCTTTAGTAAGCGTCGAAATGTCGACTATAGCTTCCCCGGGCAGTTAGATTATCTTCACTTTTTAACAAAAGAATTTATCCCGGTGATTGAGGCGGAATATCGTATTGATAGTAACAATCGCAGTCTTCAAGGGTTGTCGCTAGGTGGCTCGTTTGTGGTTTCAGCTTTGTTCTCACCTAGAGGAGAAGGCAGTTATTTTAAGAATTATTTGTCTTTTGATGCTCCGTTTCAATATCAGTCTAAAGAGCTTAATGAGTTAATTAAGGCACATTATCAGAAGCAATCGAAGTTTGATGCACGCTTGTTTCTCACCTCTGCTAGCAAGGGGAATGCTCGCGCAGTTCAGTCTTTTAGTCAGTGGCTTAATGGTTTAGGTTTTAATGGTCTAGATATTGAGTACAAAGATTTTGATGCTGAACACAATGAGATTTCTAATTATTCACTCCCTTGGGTTCTTGAGCGTTTGTAG
- a CDS encoding carbohydrate-binding protein, with the protein MMQVKKLPLALGLCIAGVSNFTPVVLAYDECPPGSPGYSPAPGPAPMPTMTPAAIIPAEANDVYPQPYPVSNPTPHSSFSKINFPTLNLASFTSTGGDYNGFEIYDANGTIAINYNQRGDWAKYYQEFNDWYAQGSYAAVIYAASPESGAVAEISVGGRTVRANIPNTGGWDNFVPVRFNDPVNISYGSSTVNVKSAGNTASTWEWNASKIVFGPEPPQPKGLTRIEAERYQRSGGTYGGATAYLTPNGEQGINHNQTGDWLEYDIRIDEAGTYELNILAATPMQGAAAQITFSNGASLYQEIGFSADWDNFQTNVGLVELPAGNITMRVEAAGNTTNDWEWNADAFEFTLKENTNEPILAMPLYIEAEDFDDSDGFTQFSSGAVSGISSDLTGASAGYDITTGYVHGGQRCDTNLYDATYNVYATISAPFTGSQIELLLDGELIKTTDIASDNNEEGYKRIYIGYFSVEPGQHRLSIRTAAKDSTEQQSTWRIDRLDFEPMPLP; encoded by the coding sequence ATGATGCAAGTAAAGAAATTACCATTAGCCCTTGGATTGTGTATTGCCGGTGTATCAAATTTTACACCCGTAGTCTTGGCATATGATGAATGCCCTCCAGGCTCTCCGGGATACAGCCCAGCACCGGGTCCCGCACCAATGCCAACAATGACACCGGCAGCCATCATCCCAGCAGAAGCAAACGATGTATATCCACAGCCCTACCCTGTTAGCAACCCAACGCCACATTCATCATTTAGTAAAATAAACTTCCCGACCCTTAATCTTGCCAGCTTCACAAGTACAGGCGGTGACTACAACGGCTTTGAAATTTATGACGCTAACGGCACCATTGCTATTAATTATAATCAGCGCGGCGACTGGGCAAAATACTACCAAGAATTTAATGATTGGTACGCACAAGGCAGCTACGCTGCCGTGATTTATGCGGCGAGCCCCGAGAGTGGTGCAGTGGCGGAAATTTCTGTAGGTGGACGTACCGTTCGTGCCAATATCCCCAATACCGGTGGCTGGGACAACTTTGTACCCGTAAGATTTAACGATCCAGTTAATATCTCTTACGGCTCAAGTACAGTCAATGTAAAAAGCGCAGGTAATACAGCTAGCACTTGGGAGTGGAATGCATCAAAAATTGTTTTTGGCCCCGAGCCTCCACAACCTAAAGGCTTAACCCGAATTGAAGCCGAACGCTATCAGCGCAGCGGCGGTACTTACGGAGGCGCAACGGCTTACTTAACACCAAACGGTGAACAGGGCATTAATCATAACCAAACCGGTGACTGGTTAGAGTACGACATTCGAATCGATGAAGCAGGCACTTACGAGTTAAATATTCTCGCAGCCACGCCAATGCAAGGTGCTGCGGCTCAGATCACCTTCAGTAATGGTGCCAGCCTCTATCAAGAAATAGGCTTTAGCGCAGACTGGGACAACTTCCAAACTAATGTTGGCCTAGTGGAACTACCAGCGGGCAATATCACTATGCGTGTAGAGGCTGCAGGTAATACCACCAACGATTGGGAGTGGAACGCCGATGCCTTTGAGTTCACACTCAAGGAGAATACCAACGAACCTATTTTAGCAATGCCTCTGTATATAGAGGCCGAAGATTTTGACGACAGCGATGGCTTCACTCAATTTAGCTCTGGAGCAGTCAGTGGTATTAGCAGTGATTTAACTGGAGCGTCTGCAGGCTACGATATCACAACAGGTTACGTACATGGTGGCCAGCGCTGTGACACAAATCTTTACGACGCAACCTATAATGTTTATGCGACTATTTCAGCCCCTTTCACAGGCTCACAGATAGAGCTCTTGTTGGATGGCGAACTTATAAAAACCACCGACATAGCGAGTGACAACAACGAAGAGGGCTATAAGCGTATCTACATTGGTTATTTTTCAGTAGAACCTGGGCAACATCGCTTAAGCATACGCACTGCAGCTAAAGACAGTACAGAGCAACAGAGTACATGGCGTATAGACCGATTAGATTTTGAGCCAATGCCACTGCCCTAG